Part of the Desulfohalovibrio reitneri genome is shown below.
CCCTGCTGGTCCTGGCGGTCTTCAAGCTGGCGGCTTTCGCCGCCGTGGGAATGGGCTTCTTCGACGGCACCCACCTGCCCAAGGTGGAGGTGTCCGGGGACATGACCCCGGACATGGCCGCCTCCGGGATCGGTCAAAAAGCCGACCCGGCCGCGAAGCCCAAGGATTCTGGCAAGAAAGCCCCTTCCGTGGCGGACTCCGGTTCCAACGCCGTCGTGCGCGCCCTCTCGCCCAAGGAAGCCCTGGCCCAGGACCAGGGCGGCCAGGACGAACAAGGCGGCCAACAGGAGCAATCCGGCGAGGTGCCCCCGGACTGGGATGCCCTGCAACGCAAGGAAGAGCAGCTCAAGCGCCGCGAGGAATCCCTGCGCACCCTGGAAAAGGAAGTGGACGCCAAGCTGGAGCGGGTGCAGCGCATCCAGGCCGACATCAAGCAGATGATCGAAGAGGCCAAGTCCATCCGCGACCGCAAGTTCAAGCATCTCATCGACGTCTATTCCTCCATGAAGGCGCAGAACGCCGCCCAGGCCCTGAGCAAGCTGGACGAGGACACCGCCGTCAAGATTCTGGCCGGAATGCGCGGCCGCTCGGCCGGGGAGATCCTCAACAACGTGGCCCCGGAAAAGGCCGCCCGCCTGTCCGAGGCCCTGACCGAGATGCAGATTCCCTTCCAGGACCAGTAACAGCCTTTTCTCCGGCCGCCGCCTTGCCCCGCGCGGCGGCGGCCGGTACACCCCTCCCATGCCCCGCATCAAACTGACCCTGGCCTACATGGGCTCCCGCTTCCAGGGCTGGCAGTCCCAGCCCGGCGGCAACACCGTGCAGGACATCCTGGCCCGCGCCTTGTCCCGCATCTGCGACCAGCCCGTGCGAGTGCGCGGTGCCGGACGCACCGACGCCGGGGTTCACGCCCTGGGTCAGGTGGCCCACTTCGACGCCCCGGAGAACCGGACCGGGCTGGACTGGCGGCTGGCGGCCAACGCCCTGCTGCCCCGCGCGGTGAACGTGGTGCGGGCCGAGGAAGTGGACCCGGAGTTCCACGCCCAGTACCACGCCGTGGCCAAGACCTACGCCTACCACCTGTGGCTGGAGCGCGGCTGGTGCTTGCCCCAACGCCGCCCTTTCGTCTGGACCTGCGGCCCGCTGGACGTGGAGGCCATGAAAGCTTCCGCCGACAGCCTCATCGGCCGCCGCGACTTCCGCTCCTTCATGAACGTGGGCAACCCGGTCAATTCCACGGTGCGCACCCTGCACTCCATCGACTTCGCCACGGAGCCCGCCGCCCTGGCCGAGGACATGCCGGACGAGCTGGTCCTGCGCTTCACCGCGGACGGCTTTTTGAAACAGATGGTGCGCAACATGGTGGGACTACTGGTGGAAGCGGGGCGGGGTAAAGTATCCCCCGGGGATGTCCGATCCGTTTGCGAGGCCGAGGATCGTTCGGCCGGGGCCCTGTGCGCCCCGGCGCACGGCCTGTGCCTGCAACGGGTCCACTATGGTCAGGATTGACGGCTCGCATCTCGCCAACCAGCCCACCGCCCTGCAAGGCCCCCGCGGCTCCAGCCGCCCGGACCTGACGGGACGCTTCCGGGCATCCTCCACCCCGCGCTCCGAGGCGTGGCGGGACCTGCTGGCCGGCGCCCTGGAAAGCCGCCTGCTGCGGCTGGACCGCCAGCTGGCTTCCTTCCGCTGGCCCGCCTCGGACCCGTCCACCGCGCGCATGACCTCGGTGGAGGACTCCATCGCCTCCCGGGTCAAGGCCGAACTGCGCGGCGGCGACCAGGCCCGGCCCTACCACCGCGCCTTCTCCCGGGGCCTGGACCCGGTGGCGCCCAGTGACCTGCCCGCTGGGGAGCACTCCCTGACCTTTTCCTGGGGCGGAAAAAGCGCCACCGCCACCATTGAGGTGGCCGATGACGACACCAACCGCGACGTGCTGACCGCCCTGGCCCGAGCCGTGAACCGCACCGACCTGCCCGTGCAGGCCGAAAGCTTTCGCCAAACCGCCCCGGACACCCGCGTGCGCGGGCTGAACACCGTGGGGCAGGTGCTGGCCGTGGGGATCAACGGCGCTTACGACGCCCAGGACCTGCGCATCTCCGCCTCCCGCCACCTGGGCCGCGAGCTGGACCTGCGCTCCGTGGATTCCCCAACCACCCAGGCCACCACCGGCCGCTACGACGTGGCCGCGAACCACGACGCGGAATCCGGCCGCTCCATCTCCCGCGCCCGCGACCCCAATGCGGAACTGGGGCTGGCCCAGGGCAAGTACGGTTTCTCCTACGACCTCTCCGACCGCCTTTCCGGGCAGCTGACCGTGGTCGTTTCCGACCTCTCGCGCGGGGAAATCCTGGCCAACAAGGACGGCGTGTACGGCGACGCCTCCCTGCTGGGCACCGACCCGGCGGACCTGCTGGTGCTGCCCCGGGACGCCACCTGGGAGGACCTCTACCAGGGCGTCGCCGCCGCGCTCCGGGGTCGCGACGACCACCTGGCCGCCTCGGTGTCCCGCGTGGACAAACCCTACTACGACCCCAACCTGCCGGACGGCCTGGTTTCGGCTGAACGCATCCAGCTGGAAATCGAGAGCCTGGCCCCCAAGGTGGGCGAACGGCTCAGCCTGACCGCTCCCTCGGCCCTCGCCGAGGCGGACAACGTGGATTCCTACGCCGCCGCCCGGGGGCTGGCCGTGCCCACGGACAGCGATTGCCAAGTGGCTGACATCCGCTCCGCCCTGGGGCTGGCGGCCACCTCCCGGCCCGGCTCGGACGCCGCAATCTCCGTGGAGGGTGCGCGGCGCGTGCGCAACCCCGGCCTCGTCCTGGAAGACGAGGGGCGGCTGGGCATCGAAGTCACCGACTCCTTCCGCCCGGCCGGGGCGGTGCGCGTGGAAAACGCCCCTGACGCGCTCTCCCGCTCCACCCGCGACCTCGTCCAGGCCTACAACGACCTCCAGCTCCTGCTCGCCTCGGACGCCGGGCTTTTCACCCAGGGCTTCCCGGAACGCTGGAGCGGCGAGGTCCGGGACAGGCGAGAGGACTTGGCCGACGCGGGGTTGCGAGCACGGCCCGGGGACCAGACCCTCGACTTCGACGAGGCCGCCTTCCGCCGGGCCCTGGCCGAATCGCCGGACCAGACGCGGGCCGCACTCTTTGACGGCCTGGCCGCCTCCTGGCAGTCCCTCACCAGCCAGGCCCTGGACGGGGACGTCTCCCGGTTCATCCGGCCCGCCACGGAAATCCAGGGCTCCCTGGGCAGCCTGGAAGCAGCCCTGCGCAACGAGTTCCGCTCCCAGGTCACAGACTTGCTGGGATAACACGAAAAGCCGGGAGCCCCTCGGGGCCCCCGGCTGGCGAAATGGTTCTTCCGTGCGGGAATCCGCCGCCCGAACGCGCGGCGGCTACTCAGCGCAGTTGATGCACAGCTCGGACTCCGGCATAGCCGCCAACCGCCTGGGGTTGATCGGCTCGCCGCACTCCTCGCACAAGCCGAACTCCGGGTCCGACTCCACGCGCTCCAGCGCGTTCTGCAACTTTTGCAATTTGGTCCTGGCCTGCTGCACCGCCTGGTGCATAACGCCCTGATTCGTAATGGAATCCATACGCGAAAGCCGGCCGATGGGCTCGTCCAGCGATACCGGCTGGGCGCGCTCCTCCATGTCGGCCAACTCGGCCCGCGTTTTCTCGATTTGTTCCGCGATGGCCGCGCGCATGCGCTCCTTCTGCGATTCGTTCATCATACCCTCCGAACGTCCAGAAGTAGCAAGTTTCACCCCGCAACGCATCCCCCTTGCAGACGAGGGGGGTGGGAAGGGGAAGATTTCGACTTCGGCGACCAGGGGAATGCCTCCGGCGGCCAGGGCCCGCGCGGCCCTGGACCCGCGGCAAACCGGGTTCGCATGTGTATTCGCGTGTTGACGCGCGGTGGCGCACGGCGAGGAAGCACTCCGGCGAACGCGCGATTGCGGGGATATTAGGCCGGTACAATCCCGTCCGGCCGTTTGGTTTCAGATGCGTTCAACGCGGGATTGGGTTGCTGTCTCTCGGCTGCCGTTTGCCCGTCACCCCGCCCCCAAGCGAAGCGAGCGACAAAAAGTATCGGAAAAGAAGGGAGAGGGTGCGGGAAAGGGAACAAAAACCCTTGCCAGCATCCCCGTATTCCCTCCATCTCTTTTTCTGTCCCTTAGACCAGTTCTTTTTCCCGCATGAAGCGCATGACCTTGGCTGTCTCCGCGGCGGCCATAGTGCCGCCGAGGGAGGCGGCCACGGCGCAGGTTTCCATGATCTGGCCGGGCGTGGCACCCAGGTCCAGGGCGTGCTGGGTCTGGAAGAGGATGCACCCCTGGCAGCCATGGGTGAGGGCGGCGCACAGGGCCATGAGGCGTTTTGTCACGGCCGGGACCTCGCCGTCCTTGTACGATTCGGAGGCCATGTCGTGGTAGGCTTCCGCCCAGCCGGGCATGTGCTTCAGGTAGTCGCGGAAGCTGTCGTGAATGTCCTGGTGGGCTTTGGTTTGGGATTCCACTGGGGTACCTCCCGGTTTTTTGGTGGCGTTGGGGTTGGGTGCGGCATGGAGGATGCGGCCGCGCTCCTCGATGAGCCCGAGGTCGTGCAGAAGGTGGTCGGAAAGCCCTCGCAGGGCGGGTCGGCGGCCTGGGGCCATCTTTGGGCGGCGCATGGTTCGTCCTCCTGTTTCATGCAGGATGGCCGCGCCGCCAAAATAAGGCAAACGAATAGATTGAATAACGGCGTCCAGCTATGCTAATAACACCTCATGGGCGAGACCATTTCCACGGACCTGCTGCGGACGTTCGCGGCCGTGGCCGACACCGGGGGCTTCACCCGGGCGGCGGCGCGGGTGAACCGCTCCCAGTCCGCGGTCAGTCAGCAGATCAAGCGGCTGGAGGAGGAGGCGGGCGGGCCGCTGTTCCTGCGCGGGGCAAGCCTGTCGTTGACCCCGCGCGGCGAGCGGTTGCTGGCCTATGCCCGCCGCATCCTGCTCCTGCACGACCAGGCCCTGGCCGAGCTGGCCGAGCCGAAGATGGCCGGGCTGGTGCGGCTGGGGGCCAGCGAGGACTATGCCGTGCGCTTCCTGCCGGAGATTCTGGAGGGGTTCGCCCGCAGCCATCCCAACGTGGAGGTGCATGTGCGCTGCGAACCCGGCACACGGCTGCGCGGGAGGCTGGAGGAAGGCAAGCTGGACTTGGCCGTCTGTCAGATGCACGACCCGGCCGAGGGGCGCGAGGTGATCCTGCATGAGCCCACGGTCTGGATCGGCTCGCCCGCACACCAGGTCCACCGCCTCTCCCCCCTGCCCCTGGCGGTCTACCACCGGGGCTGCCACGTCCGTTCCTGGGCCGCCGCCGCTCTGGAGGCCATGGGCAGGCCCTACCGCATCGCCCTGTCCTCGCCCTCCATCTCGGCCATTCGGGCGGCGGTGCAGGCGGGATTGGCCGTGGCCCCTGTGCCCCGTTCCTCGGCCTCGCCGGAGCACCGCTTCCTGACCGCCGGGGACGGCCTGCCCGACCTGCCCGGCCTGACCACCGTGCTGCTCCGCTCGCACCAGCCCGCCGGCCCGTCCGACTCCCTGGCCGAGCACATCAAGCGGGCCTTCGCCCGCCACGCCTGAGCGGTCACTTTTCCAAGGTGCATACCAAAAGCCGCAGGGTCTCAGCCAGCCAGGTCCGCCGCTCGTTCACCGCGAAACAGGCGGCGCGGATGTTCGACTCGGTGTCCGCCTGCATGGAGTCGCCCAGCAAGGGGCCCGTCACCATTCCGGCCAGGCGCAGAAGCCGGTTCACCCAGGGCGAGGCGGAGCGCTGATGCTCCAGGAACACCGCCATTCCGCCGGGAACAAGCACCCGCCGCATCTCGTTCAGGGCCCGATCCTGCTCGGCGATGGAGCAGAGCACCAGGCAGGAGACCACGGTGTCGAAGCGGTTGTCCGCGAAGGACATGTCTCGCGCGTCCATCACCCGGAGGTCGCGGGTACCGCCCTCCGCGTGGCTGCGCTCGCGGGCCCGCCGCAGCATGGCCGGGCTGACGTCGATGCCGGTAAGCTCCACCCCGCCCGGATACAGGGGCAGATTCTTTCCCGTTCCCACGCCCACCTCCAGCACGCGGCCGCTTGCGCGCTCCACCGCCAGAGGCCGCAGCCGCGCGAAGACCAGCCGTTCCAGCGGCCATTCCATCAGGTCGTAAAGGGCCGCCACACGGTCGTATCTGGCTCGTTCCCAAGGCATGGAGAGCCACCATAGCACGCCAAATCGGCCGGAGCACCCCCGCGCGGCAACACGCCCCTTGCATCGCCGCCCCGCCTTGTTCATTATGCTGGTTCATGGTTCCCTTTCCGGGAACGCGCCCAAACCTCAGCAGAGGAAGCAATGCCCAAGGGAAAGAAAAAGAGCGCCAAGCCCGAACTCGACACCACCATCTCCAGCCTCGGCGAGGCCAAGGAGAAACACCCGCTTGGCTACTGCCGGTTCATCGACGACTCCGCCCGCGCCACCATCCAGATGACCGACCAGGAGGTGGCCGGACTGGCCGACGACGAGACCGTAACCATGGACTTCGAACTGGCCGGGCCGCGCGAGCCCATCTACTTCAAGCCCTCCAAGGTCAAGTGCGCCATCGTCACCTGCGGCGGCCTCTGTCCCGGCATCAACGACGTCATCCGCTCCATCGTCCTGGAGGCCCACCACAGCTACGACGTGGCCGCGGTCTTCGGCATCCGCTTCGGCCTGCAAGGCTTCATCCCCTCCTACGGGCACGACGTCATGGAACTCGACCCCGCCACCGTCTCCGGCATCCACCAGTTCGGCGGCACCGTGCTGGGCTCCTCGCGCGGGCCGCAATCCGCCGAGGACATCGTGGACGCTCTGGAGCGCATGAACATCTCCCAGCTCTTCGTCATCGGCGGCGACGGCACCATGAAGGCCGCCCAGGCCATTCAGGACGAGGTGGAAAAACGCGGCCTGACCATCGCCGTCATCGGCATCCCCAAGACCATCGACAACGACATCAACTTCATCACCCGCTCCTTCGGCTTCGACACCGCGGTGGAGCAGGCCACCGAGGCCATCCGCTGCGCCCACAACGAGGCCGAGGGCGCGGTCAACGGCATCGGCATGGTCAAGCTCATGGGGCGGCACTCCGGCTTCATCGCCGCCCAGTCCGTGCTGGCTCTCAAAGAGGTCAACTTCGTCCTGGTGCCGGAATACCCCTTCGAACTGGAAGGCAAGCGCGGCTTCCTGCCCGCACTCTACGACCGGCTGAACAAACGCGGCCACGCCGTCATCGTGGTGGCCGAAGGCTCCGGGCAGCACCTTTGCCCGCATTCCGGTGAAAAGGACGCCTCGGGCAACGTGCGCCTGGGCGACATCTGCTCCGTGCTCCGCTCCTCCATCGACGACTACCTCAAGCAACGCAAGACCCGCTACACACTCAAGTTCATCGACCCCAGCTACATCATCCGCTCCGTGCCGGCCAACTCCAACGACCGCGTCTACTGCGGCTTCCTCGGCCAGTCCGCCGTACACGCGGCCATGGCGGGCAGAACCGGCATGGTGGTGGGCAAGATCCAGGACCGCTACGTCCACCTGCCCTTCCACCTCGTCACCTCAAAGCGCAAACAGCTCAACATCCGCTCCGACTACTGGCGGGCGGTCATCGAATCCACCGGACAGAAACACATCGGCCCCGACCCAGCCGCCTGCCCCGTGGATTGAGGAAGAGGGAAGAAGGAAGATTTCGCCCATTGAGGAGAAAATAGGGAAAGATTTCGCCTTTGGCGACCAGGGGGCTTCGCGCCCCCTGGACCCTGCGGCAAAGTAACTTTGCATGTGTGTTCGCGGGTTGGCGGGCGTCAGGTGGGATGCAATGGAGCACCCCGGCGAAGTGACGTTTGTGGAGTTTTCACTCGCTTTTCCACTTCCCCACTCACCCCTTGCTCAACCCGAACGGGCTGATTATATGCGGGAGGCTGGCCGGAGGGCGTGCATGGCATTGGACAGACCGTGGCGTTTGCCGTACATCCGGGCGGCGTCCCTTTTACACTTCCTTCTTTTCGAGACGATCCCCGTATGGACACCAGCCGCATTCGCAATTTCAGCATCATCGCGCACATCGACCACGGCAAATCCACGCTGGCCGACCGGATCCTGGAGATCACGGGCCAGATGGGCGACCGGGACAAGCGCGACCAGTTTTTGGACCGCATGGACCTGGAGCGTGAGCGCGGCATCACCATCAAGGCGCAGACGGTGCGTCTGCCCTACAAGGCGCGCGACGGGCAGGAGTATCTGCTGAACCTCATCGACACGCCGGGCCACGTGGACTTTTCCTACGAGGTGTCGCGGTCGCTGGCCGCCTGCGACGGCGCGCTGCTGGTGGTGGACGCCACCCAGGGCGTGGAGGCGCAGACCCTGGCCAACGTCTACCTGGCGCTGGACCACGACCTGGAAGTCATCCCGGTTCTGAACAAGATCGACCTGCCCTCGGCCGAGCCGGAGCGGGTGGCCTTGGAGATCGAGGAGGGCATCGGCCTGGACTGCTCCGATTCCCTGTACGTCTCCGCTAAGACGGGCCAGGGCGTGGAGGACGTGCTGGAGCGCATCGTCCGCGACATTCCCCCGCCGCGCTGCACCCCGGACGCCCCGTTGCGGGCGCTGATCTTCGACTCCTGGTACGACTCCTACCAGGGCGTGGTGGTGCTCTTCCGCGTGCTGGACGGCACCATCAAGTCGGGCCAGCGCATCATGATGCACTCCAACAAGGCGGAGTTCGAAGTCACCGACCTGGGCGTGTTCGCGCCCAACACCACCATGGTCAAGGAGCTGGGTCCGGGCGAGGTCGGTTTCCTGACCGCCTCCATCAAGGACCTGGACGAAGCGAGGGTGGGCGACACCATCACCGACCCGCGCAACCCCACCCAGCAGCCGTTCCCGGGATTCCAGAAGATCAAGCCCATGGTATTCTGCGGGCTGTACCCCACAGAGCCGTCCGAGTACGAGCCGCTCAAGGGCGCGCTGGAGAAGCTGCAGCTCAACGACGCGGCCTTCTCCTACGAGCCGGAGGTCTCCCAGGCGCTTGGCTTCGGCTTCCGCTGCGGCTTCCTGGGCCTGTTGCACATGGAGATCATCCAGGAGCGGCTGGAGCGGGAGTTCCAGACCTCGCTCATCGCCACCGCCCCGTCCGTGGCCTACAGCGTGACCACCACCGAGGACGAGACCTTCGAGATCGACAACCCCACCCGGCTGCCGGAGCCCACGGAGATCAAGGAACTGGCCGAGCCGTGGGTGCGCATGGAGATCCACGTGCCCGGCGAGCACGTGGGCGGGGTGGTCAAGCTGTGCGAGGAGCGGCGCGGCGAGCAGCAGGACATGCGCTACCTGACCACCAACCGGGTCATTGTGACCTACGCCCTGCCCTTCGCCGAGATCGTCTTCGACTTTTTCGACAAGCTGAAGTCCATGACCCGGGGCTACGCCTCCATGGACTACGAGGTGACGGGCTACCGGGTCTCCAACCTGGTCAAGCTGGACATCCTCATCAACGGCGACAAGGTGGACGCCATGGCCTGCATCGTCCACCGCGACTCCGCCGCCCATGTGGGCCGCAAGCTGGCGCTGAAGCTCAAGCGGGCCATCCCCAGGCAGATGTTCGAGGTGGTCATCCAGGCGGCCATCGGCAACCGCATCGTCGCCCGCGAGCGGGTGGCCCCCATGCGCAAGAACGTTACCGCCAAGTGCTACGGCGGCGACATCACCCGTAAGCGCAAGCTGCTGGAAAAGCAGAAGGAAGGCAAAAAGCGCATGAAGAAGATGGGCAATGTTGAAGTGCCCCAGGAAGCCTTCCTGGCCGCGCTGCGGACCGACGAGGACTAGCCAGTGAGCCGATCGCTCAAGCTCATCAAGGAATACGCCGAGGCGCTCTTCATCGCGCTTCTGTTGGCCCTGTTCATCCGCACCTTCGTGGTGCAGGCCTTCAAGATCCCCTCCGGCTCCATGCTGCAGACCCTGCAGGTGGGGGACCACCTGCTGGTGAACAAATTCATCTACGGGGTGAAAATCCCCTTCACCGGCCAAACGCTCATCCCCATCGACGACCCCGGGTTCCAGGACGTCATCGTCTTCGGCTTCCCCGGCCAGCCCACCGGCGGCGGGGCCGGGGTGTTCGACGAGGACAATGTGCAGGTGCGCGGCGGCGTGGGCGGCAAGGACTTCATCAAGCGCATCATCGGCCTGCCCGGCGACACCATCGAGGTGCGCGACAAGCAGGTGTACCGCAACGGCAAGCCGCTGGACGAGCCCTACGTGCAGCACACCGACCCCCGCGTGCTGCCCCGGCGCGACAACATGGGGCCGGTCAACGTGCCGGACGGCCACTATTTCGTCATGGGCGACAACCGCGACGAGTCCTACGACTCGCGGTTCTGGGGCTTCGTGCCGCGCGAGAACATCAAGGGCGAGGCGCTTTTCCTCTACTGGTCCTGGGGTTCGGAAGGCCCCATGGACGTGCGCTGGAACCGCCTGGGCGACTGGGTGGAGTAACCACGGCCCGCCACACTCGGGTGGCATGCCGCGCGGCTTGCCACCCGGAAACGGTTGCCGGACAACCCCCGGCTGCGCCGTGCACGGCCTTGAGATGATCGAGGCGGTCCGCCCCCTGGACCTCGGGGATGCCGTGGCCGCCGCGCGCCTTCCGCCAAGGGCATCCGCCGGGGATAATCGCCTTTTCTTCCTGGCGTTTTTGGCCTATATCGGACGCACGACGCCCGAAG
Proteins encoded:
- a CDS encoding MotE family protein, which codes for MLSRLFQALLVLAVFKLAAFAAVGMGFFDGTHLPKVEVSGDMTPDMAASGIGQKADPAAKPKDSGKKAPSVADSGSNAVVRALSPKEALAQDQGGQDEQGGQQEQSGEVPPDWDALQRKEEQLKRREESLRTLEKEVDAKLERVQRIQADIKQMIEEAKSIRDRKFKHLIDVYSSMKAQNAAQALSKLDEDTAVKILAGMRGRSAGEILNNVAPEKAARLSEALTEMQIPFQDQ
- the truA gene encoding tRNA pseudouridine(38-40) synthase TruA, with protein sequence MPRIKLTLAYMGSRFQGWQSQPGGNTVQDILARALSRICDQPVRVRGAGRTDAGVHALGQVAHFDAPENRTGLDWRLAANALLPRAVNVVRAEEVDPEFHAQYHAVAKTYAYHLWLERGWCLPQRRPFVWTCGPLDVEAMKASADSLIGRRDFRSFMNVGNPVNSTVRTLHSIDFATEPAALAEDMPDELVLRFTADGFLKQMVRNMVGLLVEAGRGKVSPGDVRSVCEAEDRSAGALCAPAHGLCLQRVHYGQD
- a CDS encoding TraR/DksA family transcriptional regulator, yielding MNESQKERMRAAIAEQIEKTRAELADMEERAQPVSLDEPIGRLSRMDSITNQGVMHQAVQQARTKLQKLQNALERVESDPEFGLCEECGEPINPRRLAAMPESELCINCAE
- a CDS encoding carboxymuconolactone decarboxylase family protein gives rise to the protein MRRPKMAPGRRPALRGLSDHLLHDLGLIEERGRILHAAPNPNATKKPGGTPVESQTKAHQDIHDSFRDYLKHMPGWAEAYHDMASESYKDGEVPAVTKRLMALCAALTHGCQGCILFQTQHALDLGATPGQIMETCAVAASLGGTMAAAETAKVMRFMREKELV
- a CDS encoding LysR substrate-binding domain-containing protein — its product is MGETISTDLLRTFAAVADTGGFTRAAARVNRSQSAVSQQIKRLEEEAGGPLFLRGASLSLTPRGERLLAYARRILLLHDQALAELAEPKMAGLVRLGASEDYAVRFLPEILEGFARSHPNVEVHVRCEPGTRLRGRLEEGKLDLAVCQMHDPAEGREVILHEPTVWIGSPAHQVHRLSPLPLAVYHRGCHVRSWAAAALEAMGRPYRIALSSPSISAIRAAVQAGLAVAPVPRSSASPEHRFLTAGDGLPDLPGLTTVLLRSHQPAGPSDSLAEHIKRAFARHA
- a CDS encoding class I SAM-dependent methyltransferase; this encodes MPWERARYDRVAALYDLMEWPLERLVFARLRPLAVERASGRVLEVGVGTGKNLPLYPGGVELTGIDVSPAMLRRARERSHAEGGTRDLRVMDARDMSFADNRFDTVVSCLVLCSIAEQDRALNEMRRVLVPGGMAVFLEHQRSASPWVNRLLRLAGMVTGPLLGDSMQADTESNIRAACFAVNERRTWLAETLRLLVCTLEK
- a CDS encoding ATP-dependent 6-phosphofructokinase — protein: MPKGKKKSAKPELDTTISSLGEAKEKHPLGYCRFIDDSARATIQMTDQEVAGLADDETVTMDFELAGPREPIYFKPSKVKCAIVTCGGLCPGINDVIRSIVLEAHHSYDVAAVFGIRFGLQGFIPSYGHDVMELDPATVSGIHQFGGTVLGSSRGPQSAEDIVDALERMNISQLFVIGGDGTMKAAQAIQDEVEKRGLTIAVIGIPKTIDNDINFITRSFGFDTAVEQATEAIRCAHNEAEGAVNGIGMVKLMGRHSGFIAAQSVLALKEVNFVLVPEYPFELEGKRGFLPALYDRLNKRGHAVIVVAEGSGQHLCPHSGEKDASGNVRLGDICSVLRSSIDDYLKQRKTRYTLKFIDPSYIIRSVPANSNDRVYCGFLGQSAVHAAMAGRTGMVVGKIQDRYVHLPFHLVTSKRKQLNIRSDYWRAVIESTGQKHIGPDPAACPVD
- the lepA gene encoding translation elongation factor 4; the encoded protein is MDTSRIRNFSIIAHIDHGKSTLADRILEITGQMGDRDKRDQFLDRMDLERERGITIKAQTVRLPYKARDGQEYLLNLIDTPGHVDFSYEVSRSLAACDGALLVVDATQGVEAQTLANVYLALDHDLEVIPVLNKIDLPSAEPERVALEIEEGIGLDCSDSLYVSAKTGQGVEDVLERIVRDIPPPRCTPDAPLRALIFDSWYDSYQGVVVLFRVLDGTIKSGQRIMMHSNKAEFEVTDLGVFAPNTTMVKELGPGEVGFLTASIKDLDEARVGDTITDPRNPTQQPFPGFQKIKPMVFCGLYPTEPSEYEPLKGALEKLQLNDAAFSYEPEVSQALGFGFRCGFLGLLHMEIIQERLEREFQTSLIATAPSVAYSVTTTEDETFEIDNPTRLPEPTEIKELAEPWVRMEIHVPGEHVGGVVKLCEERRGEQQDMRYLTTNRVIVTYALPFAEIVFDFFDKLKSMTRGYASMDYEVTGYRVSNLVKLDILINGDKVDAMACIVHRDSAAHVGRKLALKLKRAIPRQMFEVVIQAAIGNRIVARERVAPMRKNVTAKCYGGDITRKRKLLEKQKEGKKRMKKMGNVEVPQEAFLAALRTDED
- the lepB gene encoding signal peptidase I, with the protein product MSRSLKLIKEYAEALFIALLLALFIRTFVVQAFKIPSGSMLQTLQVGDHLLVNKFIYGVKIPFTGQTLIPIDDPGFQDVIVFGFPGQPTGGGAGVFDEDNVQVRGGVGGKDFIKRIIGLPGDTIEVRDKQVYRNGKPLDEPYVQHTDPRVLPRRDNMGPVNVPDGHYFVMGDNRDESYDSRFWGFVPRENIKGEALFLYWSWGSEGPMDVRWNRLGDWVE